From Haloarcula sp. CBA1127, a single genomic window includes:
- the aglG gene encoding glucosyl-dolichyl phosphate glucuronosyltransferase produces the protein MRVSVVLCTHTMERYDDCRAAAESVLAQTYDDVELVLVSDGNRDVYKQYQSDFGNRDDVLTHCNDANIGLLESRNNGAEVATGDVVAFIDDDAIADEEWVAALVDAYEQHDALAVGGRMTPAWVAGKPSFLPAEFYWLIGVTHRGFGPNGDPDEPGVVRNTFGSNISFDRDVFLELGGFDDDIGGRQGEKNLQGGETELCARLRTEYDEGVYYTPDALVAHKIFDYRTDPGWLLDRAFWQGYSKRGMEVFVPESTGEESDFLGDLLFRFAPERLSGLVRAPSVAGVLQFVFLFALTAFVGFGYLYGMTVWR, from the coding sequence ATGCGAGTCTCGGTCGTGCTCTGTACGCACACGATGGAGCGATATGACGACTGTCGAGCGGCGGCCGAGAGCGTCTTAGCCCAGACCTACGACGACGTGGAACTCGTACTGGTCTCAGATGGGAACCGGGACGTGTACAAGCAGTACCAATCTGACTTCGGCAATCGCGACGATGTCCTGACTCACTGTAACGATGCAAACATCGGACTGCTAGAGAGTCGGAACAACGGGGCCGAGGTGGCTACCGGAGACGTTGTCGCGTTCATCGACGACGACGCGATCGCTGACGAGGAGTGGGTCGCGGCGCTAGTCGATGCCTACGAACAACACGACGCGCTCGCGGTCGGCGGCCGAATGACGCCGGCGTGGGTCGCCGGGAAACCCAGTTTTCTGCCCGCGGAGTTCTACTGGCTCATCGGCGTCACCCATCGCGGGTTCGGACCGAACGGCGACCCCGACGAACCCGGCGTCGTTCGCAACACCTTCGGCTCGAACATCTCCTTCGACCGAGACGTGTTTCTCGAACTGGGCGGCTTCGACGACGACATCGGCGGCCGCCAGGGCGAAAAGAATCTCCAGGGCGGCGAGACGGAACTCTGCGCGCGCCTGCGAACTGAATACGACGAAGGCGTATACTACACCCCGGACGCGCTTGTCGCGCACAAGATATTCGACTACCGGACTGATCCCGGCTGGCTGTTAGACCGGGCGTTCTGGCAGGGGTACTCGAAGCGCGGCATGGAGGTGTTCGTCCCCGAATCGACCGGCGAGGAGTCCGATTTCCTCGGCGACCTCCTGTTCCGGTTTGCCCCCGAAAGGCTCTCGGGCCTCGTTCGCGCTCCCTCTGTAGCCGGCGTGTTACAGTTCGTGTTCCTGTTCGCTCTCACCGCATTCGTTGGCTTTGGCTACCTGTACGGGATGACTGTCTGGAGGTAA